DNA sequence from the Bradyrhizobium sp. CIAT3101 genome:
TCAAGCGAGCGAATGCGCTCGAGCATCAACGGCGCGACCAGAATCACCGCGAGCAACGCAAGCCGGGCCCTGATGCCGAGGACCTGCTTGAGTTTTGCTCGTTTGCGGTTGAAACTAACGTTTGCCATCTTCACTACCCACCCCGCGGGCAAGGTAAAGCGAAGGGTTCAAAAACTCTTTCTTGAACTCGGTAAAATTGGAACTACCTCCGTTACTCCTGCAATTGATCGACGTCATGACAGATGAAAACGCCGCGCCGGTAACCGGCGGTTCACCAAATGCGCTCGCCGCGGTCGAAGCGGAAATTGCACGCGCCTGCAAGGATGCGCGCCGCGAGCGCGCATCCGTGACGCTGATTGCGGTGTCCAAGACTTTCGCCGCGGATGCAATTATCCCGGTTATCGGCGCCGGACAGCGCGTGTTCGGCGAGAATCGCGTGCAGGAGGCCAAAGGCAAGTGGCCGGCGTTAACGTCCGTTTACCCGGACATCGCGTTGCATCTGATCGGGCCGCTGCAATCCAACAAGGCGAAAGAGGCGGTGGCGCTGTTCGATGCCATCCATTCGGTCGACCGTCCGAGCATTTGCCAGGCGTTAGCCAAAGAAATCGAATCCCAGAACAAGCACCCGCAACTCTTCGTGCAGATCAATGTCGGAGAGGAGCCGCAGAAGGCCGGCGTCGCGCCCGCTGACGCCGACGCCTTCCTCGCGAGCTGTCGCGACACCTACGGCCTGACGATCTCCGGCCTGATGTGCATCCCGCCGGTCGACGAGCCGCCGGCGGCGCATTTCGCGCTGACCGCCAAGATCGCTGCGCGCAACGGATTGCAGAACCTGTCGATGGGCATGAGCGCAGACTATGCGACCGCCATCATGCTGGGCGCCACCCATGTGCGCGTGGGCAGCGCGATCTTCGGGCACAGGTAGTTGCTGTCGTCCCGGCGAAGGCCGGGACCCATACCGCGTGATCTTTCGGTGGCGGATGGTCTTGGTACCGGCGAAGGTTCGGCAACTGCCGGTCTTCGCCAAACTTCTCCCTGTGGTTATGGGTCCCGGCCTTCGCCGGGACGACAGCGAGGCCTACCCAAACCTCACGGACACCTTCCCCAACACGCCAAAATCCACCGCAAAATGATCGCCGGCCTGGATCGGGAGTGGCGGATGGCACGTGCCCGTCGTCACCACCTCCCCTGCCCGCAAGGTGATGCCGAGTCCGCGCAGCTCGTTGGCGAGCCAGGCCAGGGCCACGCGGGGATCGCCGAGCACGTTCTTGCCGTGACCGACATAGCGCTCGCCGCGCAGCGTGATTTGCGGCCGTTCCTCGACGAGATCCATCGCGCGCCAGTTGGCCGACGTCGCGGCACCCAGCACGAACAAATGCGCGCAGGCATTGTCGGCGATCAACTGCGCCTCGCCGGCACGGGCAAAATCGGTAAAGCGCGAATCCGGAATTTCGATCGCGGGATGCAAGCTGTCGACGGCCGCAAGCACCTCATCGACGCTGTAGGGCGAAGGCCGTGGCGCCAGATCGCGTCCCATGCGGAAGCAGAATTCGGGCTCGCCAACGCGCATCGCGTTGCCCTTCATCGATGCGGTGCCGCCGTCGGCGATGACGGTGTCGCGCATGATGCGACCGGCCAGCGGGCCCGCGACATTGATGTGCTTCTGTCCGGCCTCGCTCGTCGCGGCGATCTTCCAGCCGAACACTTGATCGCCAAGTGCGGCCTGCACCGCGTAACCGTCAGCGCGGCTTTGGGGTCGAAGCGGTGGCTCGAGCGCGTCAAGCTTGCTGCCGTCGCGCCAATGTTGAACGAGGACCTGCGAGGCGGCGGCGATCTGATCCTTGTCGAGCATGTGTTCTCACCCGATGATGATTCTTGTTCTTGGTCCGATCAGCCGCAGCAATTGTAGCATCGCCGCCTTGGTCATGGAGACGCAGCCCGCGGTCGGGCCGAAATTGTCGCGCGCCAGATGCAGGAACACCGCGCTGCCGCGGCCGGCGATGCGCGGCCTGGTGTTGTGGTCGATTTCGATGATGAAGTCATAGAGATGGTCGGCGCGCTTGAGCCGGTCACCGCCCTCGCCCTCCCCGCGCCGGATCCACCGGTTGTAGTGGCGATCGGCGGGATCCTCGCACCAGGCGTCCGCGCCGGTGATGAGCCGGGCCGGTAGAAGCGTCCGGGGGCGGCTGTGCCGGTCGCCCCGCCACCACAATTGCCGGGGTCGAAAGCTGCCCCTGGGGGTGCCGCCGTCGCCCTCGCGCTTGTTGGCCAGAATGCCGCCGCGCCCCAGCGCCACCGGAATCGTCAGCTGTCCGGCCGTCAGCCAGCCCCGGCGCGGATTGCCGGCGGCAGGCTTAACGCGGATCGCCGAGAGCTGCTGGACGCGTCGATTCATGGTATAAGCATCTGACTTGGCGTGAGTTTTCATGTGACCGGGCGGTATCGAATTCATTACAGGACATTCATCAATCCGCCCTGCTATTCTGGGTTAGAGTAATTCCGGCTTGTGAATCGGTAACAGCCCACTACTTCAACACGAACAACAATAAAAACAGCGACCCTTTAAACTTCCCATCACGGCTGGGTGCGGCATGCATGCGCGCCTGGTCGACCCCAAAAGGATGATCCCCCATGGCCAATGCCCGCAAGATCCTGATCGTGGATGACGATACCGATCTGCGCGACACGTTGGTGGAGCAATTATCGCTGCACGAAGAATTTGAAGCCTCCGCCGTCGATACTGGCGCCAAGGGCGCCAGCGCCGCAAAGGCCAACGCCCCCGATCTCGTGCTGATGGATGTCGGACTTCCCGACACCGACGGCCGCGAAGTGGTCCGCTCCCTGCGCAAGGGCGGCTTCAAGGCGCCGATCATCATGCTGACGGGGCATGACACCGATTCCGACACGATTTTGGGCCTGGAATCCGGCGCGAACGATTATGTCGCAAAGCCCTTCCGTTTTGCCGTGCTGCTGGCCCGCATCCGCGCCCAGCTGCGCCAGCACGAGGCCAGCGAGGACGCGGTGTTCTCGGTCGGCCCCTATTCCTTCCGTCCCGGCTCGAAGATGCTGACCGCTGCCAATGCGCGCAAGGTCCGCCTCACCGAGAAGGAGACGGCGATCCTGCGCTTCCTCTACCGCGCCGGCCAGATGCCGGTGTCGCGCGAGACCCTGCTCCAGGAGGTCTGGGGCTACAATTCGGGCGTCACCACCCACACGCTGGAAACCCACATCTACCGTCTTCGCCAGAAGATCGAGAAGGATGCCGCCAACCCGGAAATCCTGGTGACGGAAGCCGGTGGCTACAAGCTGGTGCCGTGATACGTTCCAGGAACGCGCGATTCGTCGTAAATTAGCGCGTTCCACGAGCCTCGGACCGGAATGTCAATCGATGACGACGTAGCGCTGCTCGAGCGTGTCCCGACACTGCGCCTGTTGGGAGACGCCTCGTTGCGCATGCTGGCGATCGGCTCCGAGCAGCGTGACTTCGTGCGCGGCGACATCCTCTTCAATCTCGGTGACGATGCCGACGCCGGCTTCGTGGTCCAGCGCGGCGCCTTTCGCGTCGATGACGGCGCCGGCGCCGAGATGATTGCAGGCCCCGGTACGCTGATCGGCGAGCTCGCGCTGGTCGTGCCGATGAAGCGGCCCTCGGGCGCGGTGGCGCTGGAACATTCCTCCGTCATCCGCGTCGCGCGCAGCCTGTTTCAGCGCGTGCTCGAAAGCGACCCCGCCGCCGCGCTCCGCCTCCGCGACGAGTTTGCGGTTCGCTCAAGCCAGATCGCGAGCGACATTCTGATGGCGGGTGCGAAGCTGAGCACCTGAGCGCGGCAGATTTAGCCGAGCCCTGCTCCGCCGATGTCATCCTTTGCTCAATTCATACAGCGCGCTGCGGTCGTCCTGGTATAGAAGCCGCAGTCCCGGCATGACCGGCAGGTGCGACGCATCGACGTCGAGCAGCCAGACATGATCGAAGCGATCGCGCGGAATTTGCGCGATCCTTTGCGCGAGCGCGGCGCTCAGATCGCCATCGCAGTCGCCCGGGGGGGCCTCGATGTACTGAGACGGATCCGCGTTGAACGCGGTGCCGCGTGCACGGAGCGGTGTCAGGAGTTGCTGACCACCCGATGCGTCCCATTGCGAATTGACGAAGGCGTCGCGCCGGACGATGGCGAGCGACCCCAGATGCGCGACACGCGGCGCACGCCATCGCTCGCAGCTTGGCGGCCGTGTCAGGACGGCGATGCTTGCGCCGCGCGGAACGTCGTTTAGGGCCTGCAAATGTTGCGCGTAACCGGAATCATAGGCCGCAAATCCGGCAGCCATGGCGGCGATCCGAATCGCAAAAACAGCCAGCGTCATGGCGGCGATCATCGCGGCGCCGCGCCGCAGGCGGTCGGTGGGCGCGATGGCGGTGAGGCCGACGATGAAGAAGATGGGCCATAGCCGCACATCGGCATAGACCGCGCCGAACATCTCGCCTGGCATCAGCAGGATCAGAATGAGGAGGCTTGCGGCTCCGACCAACAGTGCCGGATTGCGCCTGACGTCGCGGCTGCGGATTCCAAAGTACAGCAGGCCGATGGCCAGCAGCAGGCTCAGCGTATCGAGCCAGATATTCTGGTCACGCAGCGTCCAGACCAGTCCAGTGATCTTCGTACTGATGTCGAAGAAATGCCCCGTCGCGGCGGCGCCATTGCCTTGCCGCCAGACGATCATGAGCAAAGCGGGAATCATGACGGGCCAGGCGCGTCGCAGAATGACGAGCACCATGGAAGGCCATGCTGCCGGCGCACGATTCCAGCTGCGGCAGAGCTCGAAGGCGCCGACGAGGACGACCAGAACGACCCAGCCATAGGCGTGAGCGAGCCAGACCAGGCAGGCGGCCGCCGCGAACAGCGCGACGCGCACCAGCGAGCCGTTCTTCCCTGTCGTCTCGACCCAGGACGCGAAAACGTGCAACGCGAGCGCACAGCCGAGCCAG
Encoded proteins:
- a CDS encoding YggS family pyridoxal phosphate-dependent enzyme, which translates into the protein MTDENAAPVTGGSPNALAAVEAEIARACKDARRERASVTLIAVSKTFAADAIIPVIGAGQRVFGENRVQEAKGKWPALTSVYPDIALHLIGPLQSNKAKEAVALFDAIHSVDRPSICQALAKEIESQNKHPQLFVQINVGEEPQKAGVAPADADAFLASCRDTYGLTISGLMCIPPVDEPPAAHFALTAKIAARNGLQNLSMGMSADYATAIMLGATHVRVGSAIFGHR
- a CDS encoding fumarylacetoacetate hydrolase family protein, translated to MLDKDQIAAASQVLVQHWRDGSKLDALEPPLRPQSRADGYAVQAALGDQVFGWKIAATSEAGQKHINVAGPLAGRIMRDTVIADGGTASMKGNAMRVGEPEFCFRMGRDLAPRPSPYSVDEVLAAVDSLHPAIEIPDSRFTDFARAGEAQLIADNACAHLFVLGAATSANWRAMDLVEERPQITLRGERYVGHGKNVLGDPRVALAWLANELRGLGITLRAGEVVTTGTCHPPLPIQAGDHFAVDFGVLGKVSVRFG
- a CDS encoding L,D-transpeptidase family protein, translating into MKTHAKSDAYTMNRRVQQLSAIRVKPAAGNPRRGWLTAGQLTIPVALGRGGILANKREGDGGTPRGSFRPRQLWWRGDRHSRPRTLLPARLITGADAWCEDPADRHYNRWIRRGEGEGGDRLKRADHLYDFIIEIDHNTRPRIAGRGSAVFLHLARDNFGPTAGCVSMTKAAMLQLLRLIGPRTRIIIG
- a CDS encoding response regulator transcription factor, with the translated sequence MANARKILIVDDDTDLRDTLVEQLSLHEEFEASAVDTGAKGASAAKANAPDLVLMDVGLPDTDGREVVRSLRKGGFKAPIIMLTGHDTDSDTILGLESGANDYVAKPFRFAVLLARIRAQLRQHEASEDAVFSVGPYSFRPGSKMLTAANARKVRLTEKETAILRFLYRAGQMPVSRETLLQEVWGYNSGVTTHTLETHIYRLRQKIEKDAANPEILVTEAGGYKLVP
- a CDS encoding cyclic nucleotide-binding domain-containing protein is translated as MSIDDDVALLERVPTLRLLGDASLRMLAIGSEQRDFVRGDILFNLGDDADAGFVVQRGAFRVDDGAGAEMIAGPGTLIGELALVVPMKRPSGAVALEHSSVIRVARSLFQRVLESDPAAALRLRDEFAVRSSQIASDILMAGAKLST